The following is a genomic window from Chania multitudinisentens RB-25.
ATAACACGATCACGGTGGAGGTATCTGACCAACCGGTGAAATAAAGTGCGGCGTAAGCAATAACGCTGACAATCACCACTTGCAAGGCAATACGGAAAGGGCGGGCAAACCCCATTTTTACGCAGATGCCAATGAAGAAAGCGGTTGAGATAAGCTGCATGACGGAGCTGAAACTATTGAGTTGTGAAACCAATACCGCGTTTTGGCGTAGCCCGAAGATGATGAAATAGGTAAATGCCGATGCAAACAGCCATTCTGCACCAAAGCCAAACAGGTACATGCCCAAATGCTTGCGGAAAATACGCAGCCGGAACGTCGAGATCATATCAATACAGAGTTTCTTCAGTGCTTGCCCCAGACTGCTGGTGGTTTCTTTTACTACTTCACTGGCCGGGCGTTCCCAAGAGGAGACATACAGGGAGATCATGGCAAGACACATAATGGCACCGTAAGCGATGCCGGTATAAAGAAACGGAGTGGGGGAGTCTTTGCCGTAGATAGCAATGAATTGGCCTGGAATAAAAGCGGCCATAAAGTTGGCGATTTTGCCAAAGATGGCTTTCGAACCGGTCAGTTTAGAACGCTTGGCAAAATCCGTAGTCATTTCTGTTGCCAGCGTTTCGTACGGCACCATGATCGAGGTGTAGATCAGTTCAAACAAGGCATAAGTGAGCAGGTAATACCAGAAGCCAAATCCACTCATCCACAGTAATGGATAAAACAGAACCAATGGGATACCGATAAGGATAAAGAACCGGCGGCGGCCAAACATCCTACCCAGCCGTGTATTATAAAAGTTATCGGTGATGTAACCCATGATCGGGTTGCTGATGGCATCAAGAATACTGGCCAGGGAGAAAATAGCTGCGGCTTCGACGACAGAGAGCCCACAAAACGTCGTATAAAAATACATTAACCAAGCACCGCTGATCGCTAGCGCGCCGCTTCCCAATAAATTCGCACTGCCGTATGCGACCGTATGCCTGACTGTGATCTGCTTTTCCATGTATCCGCCATTATAAAACGATGTTTCAAATAATTCGGTATGCCGTTTCTTTATATGCTTGTTGAGGGGTTGAAAACGAGACGAAGATCACACAACAACGTTTTATCTAAAAGAGGCCTAATCTGCCATAATTTGGTGTTTTTCAAGGCATTTTTATGAATTAAAGCATTTTAAATCAACCGGATGGCTTTGTTTCTGTGTGGTCAAATGAAGAGGGAGTAACAGGGGGGAAGGTCAGTTTTGCTGTATTTTTTGTGATTTATATCACAAAAATATTGAAATGCTGTTTTGAAAGGAGTAGATTAGTTTCTGTGATGTAAGTCACATTAAAAAACACTCCATACAGCAGAGGAACACATTATGAAAAGCATACTTAACATCGCTAAATTCTTCGAAAAATTGGACGCAGCCTACTCTGATTTCTGCAAGCGGGTTGGTTCAATTGTATCACCTTTCTGATATTAGCTATCAAGGGCTTGATCAGATAAAACGGTAGGCGCTTGCTCTATCCTCGCCAAAAGTAGGATACGGTCACGACAATTTGACGTTGATCATCACGTGCTAAGTAGTCACGAATAACGTCGCTTGTCGTAGCGCCTGCTACATTCCTCCTCAACATCCTTCTCTATTAATGATCTGAATTTCAGCATGATAAAAAGCGTTATGCTGATGAACAGCCGTAATTCCCCCATTCCTTATTTATAAATTCATTGATTTGCGCCTGACCAGCCGCAAACCCCTTACCCCTCGCTCTTTATTACTTTTCCCCGGCAATCTGTGATTTCCACATTTGTTTGTTTTTACGCAAATCATTGTGCGCGGTGAACGGTACAATTTTTACTCGCCCGATAAGCTGGC
Proteins encoded in this region:
- a CDS encoding MFS transporter, producing MEKQITVRHTVAYGSANLLGSGALAISGAWLMYFYTTFCGLSVVEAAAIFSLASILDAISNPIMGYITDNFYNTRLGRMFGRRRFFILIGIPLVLFYPLLWMSGFGFWYYLLTYALFELIYTSIMVPYETLATEMTTDFAKRSKLTGSKAIFGKIANFMAAFIPGQFIAIYGKDSPTPFLYTGIAYGAIMCLAMISLYVSSWERPASEVVKETTSSLGQALKKLCIDMISTFRLRIFRKHLGMYLFGFGAEWLFASAFTYFIIFGLRQNAVLVSQLNSFSSVMQLISTAFFIGICVKMGFARPFRIALQVVIVSVIAYAALYFTGWSDTSTVIVLFAITAVFGLSTGGIYYIPWTVYTFLADVDEVLTGRRREGLYAGAMTFAGKMVRSAIVFAMGWTLSKFGFVSGQAAQPEMAVQAIVGVFAIGVTALALVAIFYTTQMKLDRKSHMILLEEIARIKAGGAIADISPAHRAIIEELTGWKYEQCWGNNPLGQREPLKKLTELTSED